CACTTTTAAGCAGCTTTTTACGTCACGAAAGATTTGAATTTATCTTAATTACATATGTAtttagtttcgaaaaaaatgtgtttaaagtTTGAATATCAGCAactttattataattataacaatagaaatttgcgattaATTCTATTGATATTGACAATAAAGCTTTCGAACCGAATTTTATCTTATATTAACAGATGAACAAAATAACCTATGCacaatgtacattgtacataaatgtcatgttttcttttcaaacacacttgaacaaaaaaattgaaatataaaaaaatccgactcattggaagaaaaaaagaccaacaaaatttaactgtatttttaaataagagGTTTAAAGCTATATATATTaagctttaatttatttatcacttcgacacaactaatttttagaaatatcctaccgttattttttttactagtgttagagcaaaaaaaaatttttttcttgtttaaattaaaattaattttgttaactttttattgcaaataacaaAGTAAGTGAACACCAATCAGACTCTTCAAATAGAATATCCTCCAAAAATGTGAGGTTTTCGacaaaaatgatggaaaattaaattaatttgaccCAAACCGCCAATTCTGGCGGTCTGACGATCATCAACAACTTAACACTTATCTTTTCGTCGAGGTAATAGAGAAACATGTTAAGACATCAAATAAACATAATATACATAATCCATAAGGAAAATCAAAGCTTGTCGTTCATGGAACAGTATAGAATATTGGTTCTCGGTTGACAACTTTTGCTTCACCCTGTACATACCATAGATCAATAAAAAGACTGTTGTTCGCacgttttaaataaaagattaaGATAAGTCTTTTAATTTGTCGCATAGCTGCAGGCGCCGTAAAATCGCGGTAGAAGATCTTTTgtttagattgttttttttttttttattatccaatcgcccacaaacaaaattaatctttCAAGAATTTATTAGCTCCCTACCCTTCCTTCAGGTCATCCAAATGTTCTAACTTTTGACATATTTTAAAGATGAGTTTTGTTTATATAGAAACCTCCGCAAAGCAATAAAAATATGGAAACTTGTTTATACATTAATTTTCAGTCAGAGttcatttatatacattttCTTGTTTGctatacaaaataaacaaaaatattatatatttgaatcaagttttacatttttatttctcgATTGAacccaaaaatttaataaatggtTTAGTCAGCACAGCTCAtttatgcaaatatgaaattgCGATTTTGACCGCTTTTGGGTTTAATGACAAATTGTATCATTGTTGACCACACCAATGACACCAATAACAATGGAAACTGATAATCTGGGAACCTACACAGATGCtagcaattttgtatttttcagaGTTGCTGCTATAAAAGCATGGTCAATGATGCAAATGGTCAACAGTGCTTCTTTGCATCTCTTGGAATATCATCTTCATTACACtttcaaccaaaaaataaaaacacgttAAAATGTTCAAGCTTGTGAGTAGAGATAACATCTCGATTAAATATTGATATTGTGTAATAACACTTTTGATTTCACACAGATCTTGGTTGCAACCCTATTGGGACTAGCTGCTGCTGTTGACGATGAGAGAGGTGCTGAAATTCGCAGTCTTACCAACGACCCCTCAGACGCTGATGGCAACTTTGCCTATGCTTTTGATACTACCAATGGAATTGCTGTCCAGGAGAGTGGAAACATTGCTGGAGTAAATGGAGCTGCCCAATGGGTGTCACCCGAAGGTGTCCCAGTTCAATTGACCTACACAGCTGATGAAAACGGATACCATCCAGTTGGTGATCATTTGCCAACCCCACCACCAATCCCAGAAGCTATCCTTAGGGCTATTGAATACATTAGGACTCATCCACCAAAGGAGGAAAATCAATATCAACCTCCTCAGTCCCCACTTAGAGGATAGATCTACATAATTCCCATTTGATCTTCTGActtcattcatttttattattatttattttgtctttgtgttttttttactttttttttcaaggctaaacaaataaattgttagATCTTttgttatataagaaaaaaattaaaaaaaaaacttttgttaaatttattcattttgttttttttttttggtaagctTGGTTCTCATACGGTTGATAATAAAACATTATTCAGAATTTTATAGTAAAAGACGTGAGCTCTTCTAGTTTaactatgtatttaaaatttatgatttaGATGTTATCGATTTCGTTGAGgaacatttatgtttttttcttctatttttatgAGGTATGTTGTTTTTAGTTTCTGGTTTTCTAGAAAATATTTCCATCATAAATACTTGGATTCATTATAATtacaaactttattttaattttatgtttaaattttaatttgagtAGTGGCAGGTTCAGGGTTGCCACTTAAGTAGTActaatttattgttgtttttaattttgcaaaaatttaacataattttgatgaagatacatattttgtatttttttttttttagaattattgcTACTAAAAAATCTAGTGGTGTTAAGGCTTTTAGTCTTAGTCAATCGTAAGTGGATCTCAGATCTTAGTGTTCATGTTCATATTAGAAGGAGTGCGAAGATCTTAGGGAAAGTCATAATGcgcctgaaaaaaaaattctatttttcttcTCTATTTTCATTTATGAACAGAGctcaaagagacctttcttttgttgtgtcattcgatggatttggaagaaatgttttaaaatgcatttttttgacaggggtacactgaaccaaaaaggtacataaaattaatgaatttgtgcattaaattaatgtaaaaattcatggcaaatgagccaatgtaaaaattcattaaatttaagaatctttttaagaacaaattcataagggaatgaatatttcttaaaaattaagaataagttcttaaattttaagaattctgttcatagacgaattcgaaaagttttgaacatgtttaagaaaagtttcttagattttaagaaaagtttcttacattttaagattatttcttaaattttatgatttttttcataaatttcgttaaaatttaaatgaaacaaatcataaaaactatgaatttttcttaaagttttatgattgttttcataaaatgtaatacacttttcattaaaatgtatgcatttatttatatagatgCATATAATATACATATCCATTCCAagcatttaatttgttcctgaaaaaaattgtattccaatcaaacaaacagccaaagaaaacaacccaaaatctgaaacaaacaaatgaaataatttttaaaaatataagaaatgattgagtttaaacgtaataaaaatgttttattggtcACTGTCACTgtacattaatttttaaattaaatttttcttttttaattgatgcatcatctggaaagataaaaaaagtttgtattagtaaaatgactatgtaatatttggttcaaaaaatcgaaataggAGGTAGAATTATCTTTTACCTGattgtaatcggcagcattagGCTCTGcagctgaaagaaaaaacaatacaaaattgaataagttggggaaagatcacaatataaaaaatttaggtagatACATCATCAtatagaataaaacaaaattaaaacaaaatttaaatatttaaaggaattaaataacaacaacacttactaaattctATGTTTTCCAAACATGATGTGTTTGCTTTATTCTGCAATGACAACTTCGGAATGTACTGGATCTGTTGCAAACAGCCTTTAAGATGGTTTTTACGGAGCAGTATTTAGTGCCCTTTTGCCGGTTTTATTATAATTcgcttttttgcgaaaataacaTGGTCTCAAATTGAAGATTGAAGACTCATTTCACAAAAGTATCTAAATTAtgtacctataacaaaaaaatttaaaatatatttaatatataaaagaaagaaatgtttaacatgttatgtttttatacttatctaaGTATATGAGAAAGAGGCAACAATAATTTCAACTGTTGAATGtcttatactcttcaaaattgtttacgtGGTTTAAAATGCATAACacataataaatattgttttttattcagaaatttgtttcggcaacgaccgtccactttgaatatcagatgTTAAACTATATCCGCAGAGAAATCCTTCTAAGGCATAGATTcaaaacaacagttattattttctagattgataaaaaaaaaaaaattagactttaagaaaatatacttaaaaactcaaaaggtaagaattttttcataaattatatgtatactttcataaaatttaatgaattaattcttaaattttggaaaaatatgaatttcgaacttaaaaagtatgaacagattcttagattttaagactaagttcttaataccgaatgcaggataacggtaaaattttcgttatttttcaattaatgaaaaaatacattcattttaagaaaaaatacattcattttaagaaaaaatacttaaaaacacaaaatttatgaactccttacaaatgtaattttaaaaatagatttttctcaattttagaagggaaaaaagtcaattttaaaaattattttaactcaaaatacaactgaatgaaaaataatagtgaatttcattcataaaagtatgtccagattctatgattcagcaaaatattctttcaaattggagctagaagtttatgaatttattcataaaccttcgtatttgttcttaaaaaaaattcattaaaattttttccataggaaaatttttatgaaaactgattcttaaattttatgaatttttcttaaatctaaactttttttttaagaatttgtgcttaaatttaatgaatttttcttaaaaatgtatgaattttggtttatgaacaagattcatagtttttaagaataataattttttcagtgtacctgttggatttttttttcgaaaaatctaaaaaaaaaacagatttgtcaattttttacccaAATGCATAGGTTAGGTATGTTCCTTATGCTCCCTCGAATGTCactaaaccaaaacttgttttgagataTATCTGTCCGAAGATATGTACCTACcttcaaaaaataagaatacaaaTATTATGATATATAAGGaactattgatttttttttgtcgtcagaaaatcaatatacatatgtaatcAGAATAACGTTCTGCGTTAAGCACAAGTTACAATAATTTCTTACAAAATATATAGGTTCAAATAAAGTTCTTGTCTCAAAGCGatagtaacaatttttttgttgtcgaTATGGACATATTGCAGAAATTACCCTATAATTTTGgccttaaaaaaaagagaaaaccaTTTATGAATATTCAGATATATTAACcgtaatctaaaaaaaaataaaatttttttaaataaataattgcgtatacgtacttttttgagtTATGAAAATACAggagttaatttttgtttattgtaaGGTAGGTACTAGAGCTATTGGCATAAGCTTTGATATAGAAATTATAATACATAAAGCTTCCAGTTTTTCAATTAACTAcattagtttacaaaaaaatacgaaaatgtttatggataggttttcgagatatgatatcaccatttttgtaacgatcaatattttcgacttttttttgttactttttgagtttttttctataacttgaaaagcaagctaaatttgaatatttttacgaagcaattatttttgtggataattaaatttcctatcgatatgtattcttttaaaaaaatttaaaataaaaaattgtaaaaaatttaagaaaaactattcaaaaatgagaaaaaacgatgtttttactaaatagtatatttttattctttcatcatttatagatattgaacatgaaacggagaaaaaaaaatacttaatttttcaacaaaaattgaatacggttaatataaaattggataaaatatggactctcaaaatctactgtttttggtcttttctTTATAtggaaaagtttttaataacatgtaattatttacattttttatgcaatacggccattccaaagtaacggagagGATATATTGACGATTGtttccagtttatctcgttggaaaatcaatacattttttttaaacttcaaactTAAAGTTTATGTTCTaaaagtttcacgaaaaactaattagACTCAGCCAAATTATTCCGTTACCTTTTCTATCTGTGAGTAATTTGGCTACGTTAAATTAGTTCTTCGTGAAACTTGTAGAACATAAACTTTATCATGAACCCTTAAGACTCACCAAGTTTCCAAGTTAGTACCTTAATGCATAGGCCGGTAAACTCCGGGAAAGTACGCAACTTGATTTTTCTTTGACGGTAGGtacattttcacaaaaaagtacaaaacaaTTTGAGCAGTTTTTGTAATAGTTTTGTGTTAAAAACAAATCGGTGTCCATTTTAAAGCAACTAGCATAAAGTC
This DNA window, taken from Episyrphus balteatus chromosome 2, idEpiBalt1.1, whole genome shotgun sequence, encodes the following:
- the LOC129910197 gene encoding pupal cuticle protein Edg-78E-like; translated protein: MFKLILVATLLGLAAAVDDERGAEIRSLTNDPSDADGNFAYAFDTTNGIAVQESGNIAGVNGAAQWVSPEGVPVQLTYTADENGYHPVGDHLPTPPPIPEAILRAIEYIRTHPPKEENQYQPPQSPLRG